A genomic stretch from Methylorubrum extorquens includes:
- a CDS encoding ABC-2 type transporter, whose amino-acid sequence MADVHLPPARPQPASHIDVYLRVLSALMLRDMRSRFGGNFWGYLVQVLWPCVHLGILVGVMEIRGIKSPMGDSAMLFIATGALPALAFQYVSRELMKGYLVHKPLTYFPQVKRFDTVVARILVEIVSSFMGLCLILTVLVTFGVDPVPIDAFTAITGYLAALALGIGVGTINVGIVSFFPGWVLGYMLVTITTYLTAGVYFLACFMGDEIYYYMKWNPVTQLIEWVRLGYDPSLPIQIDYFYVYGWIFGTFTIGLLMERYVARSQQ is encoded by the coding sequence ATGGCCGACGTGCACCTGCCCCCAGCCCGCCCGCAACCTGCGAGCCACATTGACGTCTATCTGCGCGTCCTCAGCGCCTTGATGCTGCGCGACATGCGCAGCCGTTTCGGTGGGAACTTTTGGGGGTATCTGGTTCAGGTGCTGTGGCCCTGCGTGCACCTCGGCATACTTGTCGGAGTCATGGAAATCCGTGGCATAAAGTCACCGATGGGCGACAGCGCGATGCTCTTCATTGCTACCGGGGCGTTGCCGGCGCTTGCCTTCCAATATGTCTCACGCGAGCTGATGAAGGGTTACTTAGTCCACAAGCCCTTGACGTACTTTCCGCAGGTGAAGCGCTTCGACACTGTTGTCGCGCGCATCCTGGTCGAGATTGTCAGCAGCTTCATGGGCCTCTGCCTCATCCTAACGGTTCTTGTAACCTTTGGCGTAGACCCCGTCCCTATCGATGCGTTCACCGCCATTACCGGCTACCTTGCGGCGCTAGCCCTCGGAATAGGTGTCGGGACTATTAATGTTGGCATAGTGTCATTTTTTCCCGGCTGGGTTCTTGGCTACATGCTGGTAACAATAACTACATATTTAACCGCTGGCGTTTATTTTCTGGCGTGCTTTATGGGTGACGAGATTTATTATTACATGAAGTGGAACCCTGTTACGCAGTTGATCGAGTGGGTTCGGCTTGGCTACGATCCTTCGCTTCCTATTCAGATCGATTACTTTTACGTTTATGGCTGGATTTTCGGTACCTTCACCATCGGACTTCTAATGGAACGTTATGTTGCGCGGTCCCAGCAATAG
- a CDS encoding conserved protein of unknown function (Evidence 4 : Unknown function but conserved in other organisms) encodes MLNRLPFRADTAKDAVEGDGYFLLPICGPKPSLMLGESLAIIVLTTVEGRRVGIPLGMQGLSDLHQVTHEALRLMQTTDEGTVQ; translated from the coding sequence TTGCTGAACCGCCTCCCCTTCCGAGCCGATACCGCCAAGGACGCCGTTGAAGGCGACGGCTATTTCCTGCTGCCGATCTGCGGGCCGAAGCCTAGCCTCATGTTGGGCGAATCACTTGCGATCATCGTGTTGACGACCGTTGAGGGCCGGCGCGTCGGCATACCGCTCGGGATGCAGGGCCTATCCGATCTGCACCAAGTCACGCACGAGGCACTGCGGCTGATGCAGACGACGGACGAGGGCACCGTGCAGTGA
- a CDS encoding protein of unknown function (Evidence 5 : Unknown function): MIESSPTVGELFKAKAVTDDEVNAAVDAYHADPGTTAHPIAGGYSIDLGAAVAGHGWASQVVANPESSPGLKRAATRTAILLARAQNA, from the coding sequence GTGATCGAATCGTCGCCCACCGTCGGCGAACTGTTCAAGGCCAAGGCCGTCACCGATGACGAGGTGAACGCGGCGGTCGATGCTTACCATGCCGATCCCGGCACCACCGCCCACCCGATCGCCGGCGGCTACAGCATCGATCTCGGTGCGGCCGTCGCCGGGCATGGCTGGGCGAGCCAGGTCGTCGCCAACCCTGAAAGCAGTCCCGGCCTGAAGCGCGCCGCCACCCGCACAGCGATCCTGCTGGCGCGGGCGCAGAACGCTTGA
- a CDS encoding conserved protein of unknown function (Evidence 4 : Unknown function but conserved in other organisms): MSTRTIVEIDNSSAAAISDGGKDLADLLARALMSGSDAA; this comes from the coding sequence TTGAGCACGCGCACCATCGTCGAGATCGACAACAGCAGCGCCGCGGCCATCAGCGACGGCGGGAAGGATCTGGCCGACCTGCTGGCCCGGGCGCTCATGTCAGGAAGCGATGCGGCTTAA
- a CDS encoding protein of unknown function (Evidence 5 : Unknown function) — protein MTETTERSAAKMRGLLRFAQGLGLDEATVREIYEAVGEQAAEASVGDDDRLAEARKRTFAAARGG, from the coding sequence ATGACCGAAACCACCGAACGATCCGCCGCCAAGATGCGCGGCCTGCTCCGGTTCGCGCAGGGCCTCGGCCTGGACGAGGCGACCGTGCGGGAGATCTACGAGGCCGTCGGGGAGCAAGCTGCGGAGGCCAGCGTCGGCGATGATGACCGCTTGGCCGAGGCGCGGAAGCGGACGTTCGCGGCGGCGAGAGGAGGCTGA
- a CDS encoding conserved protein of unknown function (Evidence 4 : Unknown function but conserved in other organisms): protein MDTSFLAAGPISWAQVVALALFLVGLAKLVDWITGKLRAGTKDAMSPLTIDVAAAKIEIRQLDEKLNAFKIEVARTYVTGNVIARLERRIDDLVSSVRDEMKETRREMLQAITGRPPG, encoded by the coding sequence ATGGACACCTCGTTCCTCGCCGCCGGCCCGATCTCCTGGGCGCAGGTCGTGGCACTCGCCCTGTTCCTCGTTGGCCTCGCCAAGCTCGTCGACTGGATCACGGGCAAGCTGCGGGCCGGCACGAAGGACGCAATGTCCCCGCTGACGATCGACGTGGCGGCGGCGAAGATCGAGATCCGGCAGCTTGACGAGAAGCTCAACGCCTTCAAGATCGAGGTCGCGCGGACCTACGTGACCGGCAACGTCATCGCCCGGCTTGAGCGACGTATCGACGACCTAGTGTCTTCGGTGCGCGACGAGATGAAGGAAACGCGGCGGGAAATGCTCCAGGCGATCACCGGGCGTCCGCCCGGCTGA
- a CDS encoding putative HAD family phosphatase (Evidence 3 : Putative function from multiple computational evidences) translates to MSSICSKNDFADIEALLQEKGLWDSFIFPSINWKPKAPRIAQQIADFGLRPPTVLFIDDNQQNLQQAADHIPGLNIAPPNVIATLLSHPQLKGKPDPDLTRLKQYKNNEKKHVAQSEVGGDNVAFLRKSDVRVYFEYEVEKHLDRVIELVNRTNQLNFTKARLPEDFEAAKNEILPLIRHTGTTAGLIRVVDKFGDYGFVGFFAMTDFNHVKTLKHFCFSCRTLNMYIEHFVYSYLNRPELEVVGEVLSDLSDASASYDWIRALPISQIEDDTSTPPVQIDSMYVRGGCDLSALMHYFTLNCKTITTEFNYLKDWQPLRLDHSSFLLNALNGLTEEQIAAAQVLGYQPEDFVTAFPSEDRPVSVCLLSFWADTGIPYYRHKATGLEVPYFVVGAGKENMIADDATVDRLGTNEVQRARINRLKAEWEYHYGFTHDEMVSRYRSILSRIPVSTRVFMTIANERHPAYFLDAEAYPRDPNHVAYNRALREAISGF, encoded by the coding sequence ATGAGTTCGATCTGCTCTAAGAACGACTTCGCTGACATCGAGGCCCTGCTTCAGGAAAAGGGCTTGTGGGACAGCTTCATCTTCCCGTCGATCAACTGGAAGCCGAAGGCGCCACGCATCGCGCAGCAGATTGCTGACTTTGGGCTTCGCCCGCCTACTGTCCTGTTCATCGATGACAACCAGCAGAACCTACAACAGGCGGCCGACCACATCCCCGGCCTGAACATCGCACCGCCGAATGTCATCGCGACCCTGCTCTCGCATCCGCAGTTGAAGGGCAAGCCCGACCCCGACCTCACCCGGCTCAAGCAGTACAAGAACAACGAGAAGAAGCACGTCGCGCAGAGCGAGGTAGGCGGCGACAACGTCGCGTTCCTGCGCAAATCCGATGTCCGTGTCTATTTCGAGTACGAGGTCGAAAAGCACCTCGACCGCGTGATTGAGTTGGTCAACCGTACCAATCAGCTCAACTTCACGAAGGCCCGGCTTCCTGAGGATTTCGAGGCAGCGAAGAACGAGATCCTGCCGCTCATCCGGCATACTGGAACCACCGCCGGTCTGATCCGCGTCGTGGACAAGTTCGGCGACTACGGCTTCGTCGGCTTTTTCGCCATGACGGATTTCAACCACGTCAAGACGCTGAAGCACTTCTGCTTCTCGTGCCGCACGCTCAACATGTATATCGAGCACTTCGTCTACAGTTATCTAAACCGCCCCGAACTGGAGGTGGTCGGAGAAGTGCTGTCTGATTTGAGTGACGCAAGCGCGTCTTACGACTGGATCAGGGCGCTTCCAATCTCGCAAATTGAGGATGACACTTCGACACCCCCTGTTCAGATCGATAGCATGTACGTGCGTGGTGGCTGTGATCTGTCCGCGCTGATGCACTACTTCACCCTGAACTGCAAAACCATCACGACAGAGTTCAACTACCTCAAGGATTGGCAGCCGCTCCGGCTCGACCACAGCTCTTTTCTTCTGAACGCCCTCAACGGGCTGACTGAGGAGCAGATCGCCGCCGCCCAAGTGCTGGGCTACCAGCCGGAAGACTTCGTGACGGCATTCCCGAGCGAAGACCGGCCGGTAAGCGTCTGCCTCCTCAGCTTCTGGGCCGACACCGGCATCCCCTATTACCGCCATAAGGCGACGGGCCTTGAAGTGCCTTACTTCGTCGTCGGCGCCGGCAAAGAAAACATGATCGCTGATGACGCGACCGTTGATCGGCTCGGCACGAACGAGGTCCAGCGCGCTCGGATCAACCGCCTGAAGGCCGAGTGGGAATACCACTATGGCTTTACGCACGATGAAATGGTGAGCCGCTACCGGAGCATCTTGAGCCGCATTCCGGTCAGCACGCGCGTCTTCATGACGATCGCGAACGAGCGCCATCCGGCCTACTTCCTCGACGCTGAAGCGTATCCTCGCGATCCGAACCACGTGGCCTACAACCGAGCGCTCCGCGAGGCCATCTCAGGTTTTTAA
- a CDS encoding protein of unknown function (Evidence 5 : Unknown function), whose amino-acid sequence MHVNKLDDILDLNHLRRDLYFKIYEEILEGVQQG is encoded by the coding sequence ATGCACGTCAACAAGCTCGATGACATTCTGGACCTCAACCACCTCCGCCGAGATCTCTACTTCAAAATCTACGAGGAAATTTTAGAGGGCGTGCAACAGGGTTAA